A window of Cloacibacillus sp. genomic DNA:
CTCCGAGCGGGAAACCTACTACGGTACAGACGGCGACTTCGGTTCCCTTAAGCAGCCAGGCCGCCAGAGGTACGCGCGAAGAGTTCACACAGACAGAGGCGAAACCAAAGCTGCGGGCTTCGGCGCAGAGTTTTTTTATGTCTTCAGCCGTAGCCTCGGGTTTGAGATTAGTATGGTCTATATATGGCGCCAGATTCATCTATTATTTCTCCCTTTCCTTGCCCAGTTCCGTTATCCGCTGTTTCAAGACATCATCAAATATTGCCAGGCCCGGTATCGAGCTGGATTTCGGATATCTGTGAGTCAGCTTATAATATACAATATCCGGCGGGGAGTCGTAAACCTTTTGAAATACCGCAGCTGGAGATTCTTTCTTGAATTGTCCAGCGGCAGATTCTGGAATCATACACCACTGCCCCGGATGTTTCATCAGGGAGGTCACAAGATTCACCGAATCGAGCTTTACCTTGAAGGACTTCATCGGGTCCCATATATGGTCATGCCACAAACGGTACCCACCGCTCCATTCGATATAGAATTCGTCCTCCTGTTTCAAATCATCCGGTTTTATAAATTCTCCGGGCGTCTCCCCGTCATAAGGAATGCGCGCCGCGATAAATCCCTCTTTATAGAAGGGCTCTATCTGTACGTAACGCGTATTTTCCTCGTGCAGGGTGATCGCGACGTCAAGCGCGCGGCTTTCTACGGCCTGGTACATCTGGTCGGAAGGGTCCGTCAAAATACGCAGATAGACCGGAGGTTCATGTTCAAGCAGTATGTTGTATATCTCAGGAAGCAGGCGGCAGTTAACACTCTCTGAGCCTCCTATGGTGAGAGAATAGGCAGAACCGGGACTGCGTGCGTTTCCGATCTCTCTGCTGACCTCCTGCCATTTGAGCGCGAGCGGAAGAAACCCCTCGCCGGCGGGCGTCAGGCGAATAGATTTCATACCCTTCTGGCGGTCTACCAGTATCATCCCCATCTCGCTCTCCAGTTCGCTGAGATTGTAGCTTATCGTCGACTGTGTGACATTGAGAAGCTCAGCCGCTTTTCCGAGAGTACGCGACATGGCGACGGCAAGAAAGGTCTCTATTCCCTTTTCGTGCATTCTCATCACCTCCCTAAATTATTTTATTCTATTTCTATCTTTTTATCAGCTTATTTTAACAGCGTAAGCATCGCTCCCGCGGCGACCGCCGTACCGATTACGCCGGCGACGTTCGGTCCCATAGCGTGCATCAGGATGTACTGCCCGGGAAATTCCTTGGATATCACCTTCTGGCAGACGCGCGCCGCCATCGGTACGGCGGAGACCCCGGCCGCGCCTATGATGGGGTTGATCTTACCGCCGGAGAGCACCTTCATCACCTGGCCAAAGACGACGCCACCCGCGGTGCTGAAGATGAAGGCTACAAGTCCCAGGCAGATTATCTTGATCGTCGCGATCGTCAGGAAGGTTTCAGCGCTCATCGTCGCGCCTACGGAGATGCCGAGGAATATTGTCGTGGCGTTAAGCACCTCGTTCTGCGCGGCCAGCGAGAGGCGCTCCGTACAGCCGCATTCACGCATAAGGTTTCCAAACATCAGCATCCCGATAAGGGGGACCGCCGCGGGAAGAACGAGACCGCAGGCCAGCGTCGAGACTATTGGGAAGAGAATGCGTTCGGTGCGCGAGACGGGGCGCAGCTGCTCCATCTTTATCGAACGGTCGGCCTTAGACGTAAACAGCCTGATGACCGGCGGCTGAATGAGAGGGACAAGCGACATGTAGCTATATGCGGCCACCGCCACCGCCGGCAGGATCGCCGGCGCCAGCTTCGCACAGAGATAGATCGCCGTCGGTCCGTCCGCTCCGCCAATGATGCCGATGCCGGCGGCCTCCTGGATCGTAAATCCCATCAGCATCGAGCCGATAACGGCGACGAAGACGCCAAGCTGCGCGGCGGCGCCGAGCAGGAAGGTGATAGGGTTCGCCAACAGCGGGCCAAAGTCGGTGAGCGCGCCGATGCCCATGAATATTATGATCGGATATATCTCATGGTTTATGCCAAACATGACATAATAGAGGAATCCACCCTCGTCGATGATCCCCGAAAGAGGAAGGTTCACCAACAGGCAGCCGAAGGCTATCGGCATGAGCAGCAGCGGCTCGAAATCCTTAGCGATCGCAAGATAGAGCAGGACAAACGAGACACAGAGCATCAACAGATTGCCGGTCGTAAGGGCGACAAGCCCCGACTGGTCGACAACCCCCTTCAAAGCGGTAATATAGAGCTCCATCGCTATTTGCCTCCCGTGGTCTTTTTATCAAACGATGCGACCAGTTTTCCGGTGGCCTTCATTACCAGCATAAGCCCTATTATTACAAGGAAAACGATACTCAAGGAGATGAAGGACATGACAAGCGCCCCCATCGGTCCGACAAAATATGAACTAAGCGAAGCCGTAACAGGCATATCAAATTGCCTCCTAATATTTTGGCGTAAAATATTATTATTCTGTTGTATAGAATTAATTTTGAACAGCACTATCAGTATAGAAAAATTTGGGCGGATACTTTATGTGAGGATACTATTCCCTTTTCTGGACTGTTTTGGGGTCGCTGATGCCGCAGTAACGGGCATTGGCCATATGGATGCAGCTGAGCAGATAGGCGGAGACAAGGCTTGGCTCCGTCCCCATTTCCAGCAAAAGGGGGAGATTGGTGCGGAATACGCCGGGCTGGTTGTCGTCGCGGTTCCGGAGGCTTTTCTCCACCGCTGCAGGGACTGAATCAGCGGGAATGGATATGGTGCCGAAGGATATATCGTCGGCGTTGACGAACAGGTACATAATATCGGCACCGGCGTCGGCATAGCCCGGAGATGCAAACGAAAGAGGGGAGCCCACCGCAAAGAGCATGACGATGAGCGCAAACAGCGCCAGCGTCATCTTTTCTTTGGACCGTACAGAAGAAACGATCATCGTCCAGGCCTCCCTCTCTTTTGATCTGCAACCTTACAGAGATTAAATACCATTTAACTTAATATTTCAACTACGCACTACTATTTAAATATTTAACCCATGAATTT
This region includes:
- a CDS encoding sodium ion-translocating decarboxylase subunit beta; its protein translation is MELYITALKGVVDQSGLVALTTGNLLMLCVSFVLLYLAIAKDFEPLLLMPIAFGCLLVNLPLSGIIDEGGFLYYVMFGINHEIYPIIIFMGIGALTDFGPLLANPITFLLGAAAQLGVFVAVIGSMLMGFTIQEAAGIGIIGGADGPTAIYLCAKLAPAILPAVAVAAYSYMSLVPLIQPPVIRLFTSKADRSIKMEQLRPVSRTERILFPIVSTLACGLVLPAAVPLIGMLMFGNLMRECGCTERLSLAAQNEVLNATTIFLGISVGATMSAETFLTIATIKIICLGLVAFIFSTAGGVVFGQVMKVLSGGKINPIIGAAGVSAVPMAARVCQKVISKEFPGQYILMHAMGPNVAGVIGTAVAAGAMLTLLK
- a CDS encoding OadG family protein encodes the protein MPVTASLSSYFVGPMGALVMSFISLSIVFLVIIGLMLVMKATGKLVASFDKKTTGGK
- a CDS encoding LysR family transcriptional regulator, producing MHEKGIETFLAVAMSRTLGKAAELLNVTQSTISYNLSELESEMGMILVDRQKGMKSIRLTPAGEGFLPLALKWQEVSREIGNARSPGSAYSLTIGGSESVNCRLLPEIYNILLEHEPPVYLRILTDPSDQMYQAVESRALDVAITLHEENTRYVQIEPFYKEGFIAARIPYDGETPGEFIKPDDLKQEDEFYIEWSGGYRLWHDHIWDPMKSFKVKLDSVNLVTSLMKHPGQWCMIPESAAGQFKKESPAAVFQKVYDSPPDIVYYKLTHRYPKSSSIPGLAIFDDVLKQRITELGKEREK